The Neodiprion fabricii isolate iyNeoFabr1 chromosome 4, iyNeoFabr1.1, whole genome shotgun sequence genome window below encodes:
- the LOC124179609 gene encoding CD151 antigen-like, producing MVKGAERLPGTSSRIRTRDDGCCSVNFLKCVLHIYNVVLFLSGIAVGGIGIWTVVSKHSYISLLSTSTYPILAYALIAAGGLAIIASWLGCGGVTSENRCILIVYIFVVMAVLVLEAGVGAISRLYEEQVDPEMRMNLNRTFLETYSIRSRETAAIDAMQKEFKCCGAMRFEDWLYSEWRKDKEVISNRSLVPDSCCKTPSLLCGRRDHPSNIQYTGCIYKFLETTKDHLIILGAVGLGLSVLELFGIILGSCLYIKLRHDFDD from the exons atggtCAAAGGCGCTGAACGACTTCCCGGCACCTCGTCCAGGATCAGGACGAGGGACGATGGATGCTGCTCCGTCAATTTCCTCAAATGCGTTCTTCACATATACAACGTTGTTCTATTT CTTTCCGGCATCGCGGTTGGAGGCATCGGCATTTGGACCGTCGTATCGAAGCACAGCTACATATCTCTACTCTCTACATCCACTTATCCAATATTGGCCTACGCTCTGATCGCTGCCGGTGGTTTGGCCATTATTGCTAGCTGGCTCGGATGCGGCGGCGTTACATCGGAAAACAGATGCATCCTCATTGTG TATATATTCGTTGTGATGGCCGTGCTGGTGCTGGAAGCCGGTGTTGGAGCCATATCGCGACTCTACGAGGAGCAAGTCGATCCGGAGATGAGGATGAACCTGAATCGCACCTTCCTCGAAACGTATTCCATAAGATCCAGGGAAACCGCCGCCATTGACGCAATGCAGAAGGAG TTCAAATGCTGCGGAGCGATGAGATTCGAAGATTGGCTGTACAGCGAGTGGAGAAAAGATAAGGAGGTGATTTCGAATCGAAGCCTCGTACCGGACAGTTGTTGCAAGACCCCGTCTCTTTTGTGCGGTCGCAGAGACCATCCGTCCAACATACAGTACACG GGTTGCATATACAAATTCCTCGAGACGACGAAGGATCACCTGATCATTTTAGGTGCCGTTGGTCTTGGCCTTTCGGTCCTCGAGTTGTTCGGTATCATCCTTGGTTCCTGTCTCTACATCAAGCTGAGGCACGATTTTGACGACTGA
- the LOC124181276 gene encoding uncharacterized protein LOC124181276 gives MMIAAVAGIVVVALISFLSCCLMRGRKESSSRSIELPAKCKFGNLSVRAFPVETKSSTNCTEAKKLGENMEEGLTRPRVNRTRKISPECSIVKRCREAEARRTKLQKCCDIRHSKVKKQGYEPVCQILTAAGSLESYRSHLGHRNLYPGRSDRYDRQPPAVPMPDFDR, from the exons ATGATGATCGCAGCAGTCGCAGGGATCGTAGTGGTCGCTTTGATATCGTTTCTGAGTTGCTGCTTGATGCGAGGGCGTAAAGAATCCAGCTCGAGGTCGATTGAACTCCCGGCGAAATGTAAGTTTGGAAATCTGAGCGTCAGGGCGTTTCCTGTCGAGACGAAGAGCAGCACGAACTGCACGGAAGCGAAAAAACTTGGGGAGAATATGGAGGAAGGATTGACGAGGCCAAGGGTCAACCGTACGAGAAAAATTAGTCCGGAATGTTCCATAGTAAAAAGATGCAGAGAGGCGGAGGCGCGCAGgacgaaattacaaaaatgctGTGACATTAGGCACAGCAAAGTTAAGAAGCAGGGCTACGAACCTGTCTGCCAAATTTTGACAGCGGCTGGCAGCTTGGAATCTTACAGATCGCATTTAGGACACAGAAATT TGTACCCCGGAAGATCGGATCGCTACGACAGGCAACCACCCGCCGTTCCTATGCCAGACTTCGACAGGTGA
- the LOC124179610 gene encoding cytochrome c oxidase subunit 7C, mitochondrial-like, translating to MLSRQIVRNFMTTVARRSGADDFHGGVPGGNLPFGINNRYKLTAYFIFFFGTGLGVPYLLVRHQLLKK from the exons ATGCTGTCACGCCAGATCGTAAGAAACTTCATGACGACGGTTGCTCGTCGAAGCGGGGCCGACGATTTTCACGGCGGTGTTCCCGGAGGC AACCTGCCGTTCGGCATCAACAACAGGTACAAGCTCACCGCCtacttcatctttttcttcggTACCGGTCTCGGCGTTCCATACCTTCTTGTTCGTCACCAGTTGTTGAAGAAGTGA